In bacterium, a genomic segment contains:
- a CDS encoding L-2-amino-thiazoline-4-carboxylic acid hydrolase has translation MSEVGEKVAQATRQRAAVYAHLYLVLRKKLGEQEAVDLMSEAIYNFGREKSTRNYSERARSGDLAQAAREFASPDPVKQHQFAPRVVSLTPDEVVLAMSKCPLVDEWRAMGLPDKDVETLCRVAHSVDFGTWEGALRCALCFEGTRGEGKDECVLRVKKAPG, from the coding sequence ATGTCGGAGGTCGGCGAAAAGGTGGCGCAGGCGACCCGCCAGCGGGCGGCGGTCTACGCGCACCTGTACCTCGTTCTGCGCAAGAAGCTCGGGGAGCAGGAAGCGGTCGACCTGATGAGCGAGGCGATCTACAACTTCGGTCGGGAGAAATCGACGCGCAACTACTCCGAGCGGGCGCGCTCCGGCGACCTCGCCCAGGCCGCCCGGGAGTTCGCTTCACCCGATCCGGTGAAGCAGCACCAGTTCGCCCCGCGGGTCGTGTCGCTCACCCCCGACGAGGTGGTGCTCGCGATGTCGAAGTGCCCCCTGGTCGACGAGTGGCGGGCGATGGGGCTGCCGGACAAGGATGTCGAAACGCTCTGCCGCGTCGCCCACTCCGTCGATTTCGGGACGTGGGAAGGGGCATTGCGCTGCGCGCTCTGTTTCGAGGGGACCCGCGGGGAGGGCAAGGACGAGTGTGTCCTCCGCGTGAAGAAGGCGCCGGGCTGA